From Fibrobacter sp. UWR3, one genomic window encodes:
- a CDS encoding peptidylprolyl isomerase, with translation MSLKLISRGVLTVALAAGIASAQLLNSKSIDVIRVEKVGFSAGRIDSLTQALALQQFHGKKVNDETMTQVRYAVIDNLVGQELVKLECKKLGIKVPANRVDSLATLFKKQFPSEDAFQKQLKQSGQTMAQFREKIEDQLKSEELLAKKVPFPKDPTEEKKKAFWELNKEKAVINDSISGARIWISTKGKKAQEINDAKDMLKGLAAQVRTKKAPFAQLAAIYSEDKDAKKTGGVMPKFVAKSKGDAFVKAVNKIKVGEITDVITDKDGVYIFMLAERNDGKYESYKAQIEYYLRLQAEQERQMKLKGYLDELAKVYKVQYLDKKYTPPQAIGGK, from the coding sequence ATGTCTCTTAAACTTATTTCTCGTGGTGTCCTTACCGTGGCGCTTGCCGCGGGCATTGCTTCGGCGCAACTCCTCAACAGCAAGAGCATCGACGTCATTCGTGTGGAAAAGGTCGGTTTTTCTGCGGGTCGTATTGATAGTCTGACCCAGGCGCTTGCCTTGCAGCAGTTCCATGGCAAGAAGGTGAACGACGAGACCATGACTCAGGTCCGCTATGCGGTTATTGACAACCTCGTGGGCCAGGAACTCGTGAAGCTCGAATGCAAGAAGCTCGGCATCAAGGTGCCCGCTAACCGCGTGGATAGCCTTGCGACGCTCTTCAAGAAGCAGTTCCCGAGCGAAGATGCCTTCCAGAAGCAGCTGAAGCAGAGCGGCCAGACCATGGCCCAGTTCCGCGAGAAGATCGAGGACCAGCTCAAGAGCGAGGAACTCCTTGCGAAGAAGGTCCCGTTCCCGAAGGACCCGACCGAAGAGAAGAAGAAGGCTTTCTGGGAACTCAACAAGGAAAAGGCTGTCATTAACGACTCTATCAGCGGTGCCCGAATCTGGATTTCTACGAAGGGCAAGAAGGCTCAGGAAATCAACGACGCGAAGGACATGCTGAAGGGCCTTGCCGCCCAGGTGCGTACCAAGAAGGCTCCGTTTGCCCAGCTTGCCGCCATCTACAGCGAGGACAAGGATGCGAAGAAGACCGGCGGCGTGATGCCGAAGTTTGTCGCGAAGTCCAAGGGCGATGCTTTCGTGAAGGCCGTGAACAAGATCAAGGTGGGCGAGATTACCGACGTGATTACCGATAAGGACGGCGTGTATATCTTTATGCTTGCCGAACGTAATGACGGCAAGTATGAAAGCTACAAGGCCCAGATTGAATACTACCTGCGACTCCAGGCCGAACAGGAACGCCAGATGAAGCTCAAGGGCTACCTGGACGAACTTGCGAAGGTCTACAAGGTTCAGTACCTCGACAAGAAGTACACCCCGCCGCAGGCCATCGGGGGCAAGTAA
- a CDS encoding GH36-type glycosyl hydrolase domain-containing protein yields the protein MATKQKKSVKKVASKKAPAAQYGYFDDAAKEYVLTTPATPIKWCNYVGTLNFGGIVDTTGGTLVCKGDPALNRITKYIAQMPCSDFKASTIYIRIKEAKGYTVFSPFVVPTLTKMDKWECHVGLSYMRWIAECCGLRTQVTIFVPTGSNTLLQDIQVTNLGGAAKEVDIIPVYEFSHFEAEKQLTNADWVPQTMTLKGHWEKDGHVVLEQYAYMKRDYAVNYVTANCKVGSFDGDRRVFLGANEMGSWAAPLSLGNKELSNSECDRGDNIAALMIHGGKIAAKKTFRCCTQLGQEQSLKVAAKAIAKYRDLKNVDKAFDELAKFWENYLSTIQVKTPDASFNTMVNVHNPRQCHTTKNWSRYLSLYQLGYGTSRGIGYRDSTQDLMGVMSHMPEEALVLTKNLISVQRPEGNAMHQYAPLALAEDNGNEANAGDSREKAGVKDAKGNPMYADWYGDDHLWIILTVASYLKETGKMDFLKEEIPFYVAGKKRKDRPKGTVLEHLKRALKFTREHLGKHNLPLLGFADWNDCMNLPLGAESTFNTALYAKALLEMMDIEEALGDKKAVEMYKGWYEDVKAAFNKSAWDGKWWTRWFDKDGNGYGVAKAKYGKIYCNGQSWPVIAGIAYGDRAKQGMDSLNKLLNTKYGVKSSTPGYRGFEPAVGGISTYPPGAKENGGIFLHTNPWVMIAETILGRGDNAFQYYNQINPASKNDILDVFESEPYCYPQNILGDEHKQFGMGRNAWLSGTSTWTYQAATQFIIGIRANYKGLVVDPCIPSKWDGFEATRKFRGATYQITVKNPKHVCKGVAKMVVDGKEIDSNIAPIFTKGVHKVEVTMG from the coding sequence ATGGCTACAAAACAGAAGAAGAGTGTCAAGAAGGTCGCCTCCAAGAAGGCTCCGGCCGCCCAGTACGGCTACTTCGATGACGCTGCAAAAGAATACGTGCTCACCACGCCGGCAACCCCGATCAAGTGGTGCAACTACGTCGGTACCTTGAATTTCGGCGGTATCGTGGATACTACCGGCGGTACCCTGGTTTGCAAGGGCGACCCGGCCCTGAACCGTATCACCAAGTACATCGCCCAGATGCCGTGCTCTGACTTCAAGGCCAGCACCATCTACATCCGTATCAAGGAAGCCAAGGGCTACACGGTGTTCTCTCCGTTTGTTGTTCCCACCCTCACCAAGATGGACAAGTGGGAATGCCACGTGGGCCTTTCTTACATGCGCTGGATTGCCGAATGCTGCGGACTCCGCACCCAGGTCACGATTTTCGTGCCGACGGGCTCCAACACTCTCCTCCAGGACATCCAGGTGACGAACCTCGGTGGTGCCGCCAAGGAAGTGGACATTATCCCGGTCTATGAATTCAGCCACTTCGAAGCTGAAAAGCAGCTCACGAACGCCGACTGGGTTCCGCAGACCATGACCCTCAAGGGCCACTGGGAAAAGGACGGCCACGTCGTTCTCGAACAGTATGCCTACATGAAGCGCGACTACGCCGTGAACTACGTGACCGCTAACTGCAAGGTCGGTAGCTTCGACGGTGACCGCCGCGTGTTCCTCGGCGCGAACGAAATGGGCTCCTGGGCCGCTCCGCTTTCCTTGGGCAACAAGGAACTTTCCAACAGCGAATGCGACCGTGGCGACAACATCGCCGCCCTCATGATTCACGGTGGCAAGATTGCCGCCAAGAAGACTTTCCGTTGCTGCACCCAGCTCGGTCAGGAACAGAGCCTCAAGGTTGCTGCCAAGGCCATCGCCAAGTACCGCGACCTGAAGAACGTCGACAAGGCTTTCGACGAACTTGCCAAGTTCTGGGAGAACTACCTCTCCACGATCCAGGTGAAGACTCCGGACGCATCGTTCAACACGATGGTGAACGTCCACAACCCGCGCCAGTGCCACACCACCAAGAACTGGAGCCGCTACCTCTCTCTGTACCAGCTGGGCTACGGCACCAGCCGCGGTATCGGTTACCGTGACTCCACGCAGGACTTGATGGGCGTGATGAGCCACATGCCGGAAGAAGCCCTGGTCCTCACCAAGAACCTCATCTCCGTGCAGCGCCCCGAAGGTAACGCCATGCACCAGTACGCCCCGCTCGCCCTCGCCGAAGACAACGGCAACGAAGCGAACGCCGGTGACTCCCGCGAAAAGGCCGGCGTCAAGGATGCCAAGGGCAATCCGATGTATGCCGACTGGTACGGCGACGACCACCTCTGGATCATCCTCACTGTGGCTTCTTACCTCAAGGAAACCGGCAAGATGGATTTCCTCAAGGAAGAGATTCCGTTCTACGTCGCCGGCAAGAAGCGCAAGGACCGTCCGAAGGGCACTGTTCTCGAACACTTGAAGCGCGCCCTGAAGTTCACCCGTGAACACCTCGGCAAGCACAACCTCCCGCTCCTCGGCTTTGCTGACTGGAACGACTGCATGAACTTGCCCCTCGGTGCAGAATCCACGTTCAACACCGCCTTGTACGCCAAGGCCCTGCTCGAAATGATGGACATCGAAGAAGCCCTCGGCGACAAGAAGGCCGTCGAAATGTACAAGGGCTGGTACGAAGACGTTAAGGCCGCCTTCAACAAGAGCGCCTGGGACGGCAAGTGGTGGACCCGCTGGTTCGACAAGGACGGCAACGGCTACGGTGTCGCCAAGGCCAAGTACGGCAAGATCTACTGCAACGGCCAGTCCTGGCCGGTTATCGCCGGCATCGCTTACGGCGACCGCGCCAAGCAGGGCATGGACAGCCTGAACAAGCTCCTCAACACCAAGTACGGCGTGAAGAGCTCCACTCCGGGTTACCGCGGTTTTGAACCGGCCGTGGGTGGCATCTCCACCTATCCTCCCGGAGCCAAGGAAAACGGCGGTATCTTCCTCCACACCAACCCGTGGGTGATGATTGCCGAAACCATCCTCGGCCGTGGCGACAATGCCTTCCAGTACTACAACCAAATTAACCCGGCTTCCAAGAACGACATCCTCGACGTGTTCGAGTCCGAACCGTACTGCTATCCGCAGAACATCCTCGGTGACGAACACAAGCAGTTCGGTATGGGCCGTAACGCATGGCTCTCCGGTACTTCCACCTGGACGTACCAGGCTGCCACGCAGTTCATCATCGGTATCCGTGCCAACTACAAGGGCCTCGTGGTTGATCCTTGCATCCCGTCCAAGTGGGATGGCTTCGAAGCAACCCGTAAGTTCCGTGGTGCAACCTACCAGATTACGGTGAAGAACCCGAAGCACGTGTGCAAGGGTGTCGCCAAGATGGTGGTTGACGGCAAGGAAATCGACTCGAACATTGCCCCGATCTTTACGAAGGGTGTACACAAGGTCGAAGTGACCATGGGCTAA
- a CDS encoding DUF2314 domain-containing protein produces MNMFSRLFRVISLLAVLCVCGHAAEDKLFNMNADIEKLIAPYIEKARETFPAVKKKYIAGDYVREKRVLDVQINLVDKDGTKEMVFVHVTQCLGNRFQGIVTNDIQLLKEYKKGDEVSFTQDQVKNWVVVDSLGNEEGNFVGKAIEAFDSGIVGVFFEGVFKKGKFEFKYQDAQSAKYQNSIDGIVSQETIAEIAKRLKASYEKKRREGQKFEEGEVFYTYGIYDFRTGEVKP; encoded by the coding sequence ATGAATATGTTTTCTAGACTTTTTCGCGTGATTTCCCTGCTTGCAGTGCTTTGCGTGTGCGGCCATGCAGCCGAGGACAAGTTGTTCAACATGAACGCCGATATTGAAAAACTCATTGCCCCGTATATCGAAAAGGCTAGGGAGACGTTCCCTGCGGTCAAGAAGAAGTACATCGCGGGCGACTACGTGCGCGAAAAGCGTGTGCTGGATGTACAGATTAATCTTGTCGACAAGGACGGGACGAAGGAGATGGTTTTCGTTCATGTTACCCAGTGCTTGGGAAATCGGTTTCAGGGAATTGTGACTAACGATATTCAGCTCCTTAAGGAATACAAGAAGGGCGATGAAGTCTCGTTCACGCAGGACCAGGTGAAGAACTGGGTCGTCGTGGATTCCTTGGGCAACGAGGAAGGCAATTTCGTGGGGAAGGCCATCGAGGCGTTCGATTCGGGGATTGTCGGCGTTTTTTTCGAGGGGGTGTTCAAGAAGGGCAAGTTCGAGTTCAAGTACCAGGATGCCCAATCGGCGAAATACCAGAACAGCATAGACGGGATTGTATCGCAGGAAACCATTGCGGAAATAGCAAAGCGCTTGAAGGCTTCGTACGAAAAGAAACGACGCGAAGGGCAGAAGTTCGAGGAAGGGGAGGTTTTCTATACTTACGGAATTTATGATTTCCGAACCGGTGAGGTCAAACCCTGA
- a CDS encoding PadR family transcriptional regulator — MNRYDLVLLGLILEKERSGYDIITEISSRELDRWANLSTSTVYNRLTTLEKNECILGRTEREGNRPERMMYSITEKGKDVLRKEVLKHLTGFNDDPRTLGFAFLYGAENKELIRTLEAHERRLVQEIERLEKMIAEEPRPTLYPEGPFLNCMSRDHILVELKYVRAAIGILRDPIRNKKLDGYFYINFGNRDFENFNQKKDQ; from the coding sequence ATGAATCGATACGACCTGGTCCTCCTGGGCCTGATCCTGGAGAAGGAGCGTAGCGGCTACGACATTATCACGGAAATCAGTTCCCGTGAACTTGACCGCTGGGCCAACCTGAGCACATCTACCGTTTACAACCGCCTGACGACGCTCGAGAAGAACGAGTGCATTCTGGGCCGTACAGAACGCGAAGGGAACCGCCCCGAACGCATGATGTACAGCATCACCGAGAAGGGTAAGGACGTGCTCCGCAAGGAGGTCCTGAAGCACCTGACCGGGTTCAACGACGACCCGCGCACCTTGGGCTTCGCCTTCCTTTACGGTGCCGAGAACAAGGAACTCATCCGCACCCTCGAGGCGCACGAACGCCGTCTGGTGCAGGAAATCGAGCGCCTGGAGAAGATGATTGCCGAAGAACCGCGCCCGACGCTTTACCCCGAAGGCCCGTTCCTCAACTGCATGAGCCGCGACCACATTCTTGTGGAGCTCAAGTACGTGCGAGCCGCCATCGGCATCCTGCGCGACCCCATCCGCAACAAGAAGCTCGACGGCTACTTCTACATCAACTTCGGTAACCGCGACTTCGAGAACTTTAACCAGAAGAAAGACCAATAA